Below is a window of Streptomyces qaidamensis DNA.
GATTGATCAGCTGACAGGGACACTGGAGCCACTCCGGCTTCAGTCGGAGTATCTAAGACAGTCCCTCCTGACTCGCGCCGTCGAGGGCCAACTCGTTCTTCAGGATCCCGCCGACGAGCCGGCCAGCGCACAACTCACCCGCATCCGAGCCGAGGGAGAAGCGAAAGGACGCAGGAGGCAGACCACGCGTCGGCGTCCCCGCAGGTCGGATCTTTCATCACCGTCATCCCTCGCCCGCGCTGCCATTCAGCTGGAGTTCGAACTTTGACACGCGCATTCCCCACCCAGTCAAACAAAAATGTCAACCCGCTGGCCACCAAGCTCTGGGAATATTGCAATGTTCTCCGTGACAGCGGTTTATCGACCGCCGAGTTCGTCGAACAGCTCACGTATCTCATTTTCCTCAAGATGGCTGATGAGATCTCCTTCGGGCCCACCCCAGAGGAGAAAGCACACACCGCCATCACGCAAACCGGATACTACTGGAACTTCCTGAGGGAAAATACGGGTTCGGATATCGGAGACCAGTACCGTGCCGTCCTCGCCGAACTCGCCAACGAGACCCCTGCTACTACGGTTGGCACTCTCTTTGCAGGCAGCCAGAATCGCGTCCCCAATGACGATCTCCTCCGAAAATTGATCGTCGATCTGGTCGACGCAGTGGACTGGATGGGAAGGGCCACCGATTTCAATGGTGACGCATTCGAGGTACTGCTTTCCCGAAGCGCAGAAGACACCAAGACCGGGGCGGGCCAGTACTTCACTCCACGCCCACTCATCAAAGCAATAATGGATGTGGTACAGCCACGGCCGACCGACACCATCACAGACCCTGCCTGTGGTACCGGTGGCTTCCTCATAGCCGCGTACCACTACATTCTCGAGCATCATAAGCAGGAACTATCCCCGCAGGAATTCCAAGCACTAGGGTCGGGCAGAATCTGGGGACAGGAACTGGTCCCGAACACCGCACGCCTGGCTGTGATGAACATGCTGCTGCACGGCCTGGGTTCCGCCGCCGGACAATCGCTCATCGCGACGGGGGACGCTCTCCTCACACAACCGAGTCGGCACGCTTCCCTCGTCCTCGCTCATCCGCCGTTCGGCAAGAAGTCTGCGATAACGTCCTTCGGCAGAAACGGCGTGGTGGAGAAAGAGAACGATCACTACCCGCGCAACGACTTCCGGATCACCACCACTAACAAACAGATCAACTTTCTTCAGCACATAATGTCCTTGATGGCGATGAATGGGCGCGCAGCTGTCATCGTCCCCGACAACGTGCTGTACGAGAATGGCAGTTGTTTGACGCTGCGCCGTCGCCTGCTTGATGATTTCGACCTGCACACGATTCTGCGACTTCCCACCGGAATCTTCTACGCCAGTGGCATCAAAGCGAACGTCCTCTTCTTCGACAAGAGGCCACGCATCGAAGGAAAGCCCAACACCTCCAAGCTCTGGGTCTACGACTTGCGAACTGACATGCAGTTTTCACTCAAGCAGAAACCGCTGCAACAAGCTGATTTGGCCGAGTTCGTCGAAGCCTGCCTACCGGGAAAATCTCACACGGACAGGGTCGAGACAGAGCGCTTCAGGTGCTTCCCCTACGACGAACTGGTCGCCCGTGACCATCTCAACCTGGACCTCACCTGGGCGGAGGGCTCAACTCTTGATGACGCCCGCAGCGCCCCTCACCCTGGAGTGATCGCCAGGGAGATCGTCGAGAACCTGGAGGC
It encodes the following:
- a CDS encoding HsdM family class I SAM-dependent methyltransferase, which codes for MTRAFPTQSNKNVNPLATKLWEYCNVLRDSGLSTAEFVEQLTYLIFLKMADEISFGPTPEEKAHTAITQTGYYWNFLRENTGSDIGDQYRAVLAELANETPATTVGTLFAGSQNRVPNDDLLRKLIVDLVDAVDWMGRATDFNGDAFEVLLSRSAEDTKTGAGQYFTPRPLIKAIMDVVQPRPTDTITDPACGTGGFLIAAYHYILEHHKQELSPQEFQALGSGRIWGQELVPNTARLAVMNMLLHGLGSAAGQSLIATGDALLTQPSRHASLVLAHPPFGKKSAITSFGRNGVVEKENDHYPRNDFRITTTNKQINFLQHIMSLMAMNGRAAVIVPDNVLYENGSCLTLRRRLLDDFDLHTILRLPTGIFYASGIKANVLFFDKRPRIEGKPNTSKLWVYDLRTDMQFSLKQKPLQQADLAEFVEACLPGKSHTDRVETERFRCFPYDELVARDHLNLDLTWAEGSTLDDARSAPHPGVIAREIVENLEAALNQFASVAEELGGEPWLRTDMQQ